The Mercurialis annua linkage group LG7, ddMerAnnu1.2, whole genome shotgun sequence genome includes the window aagggcacgatgtgccaagctggcacgacgtgccccacTTCGACGCCGATCTCtgggggacttccgggagcgaaaatgagcttctgatagcttgatttgagtgtgaaactcAATCAAATGTCCTGAAATGGATGTAAACATTGTAGAAGTGAATGCTAATATGATAAGTAAGAATTCGGTTAAGAAAGTTATTTAATTCCCAAGTATGAGGagtagtactcgataagtcgtaagtacgactaaggatcatcgagtttttaagcaaactagaagtggaatctaatcaacttaaacttagaacttaaaaatattatacatataaacatgaaatctaCGTCTAACTATTAGACGTTTTATCAGACACGTCAGCGAGCAGTGGGGTCAGCAGAAGTGGATAAGTACGAGCATACCACCacatcgaccatatttgtgattggattgcggtcactgtgagttgcattttacttttgtgtattatcaATTGATACTATTTTGGTATTACTATCTATATGCTGTTGTTATGCATCAcactatatatatttgaattattgatatgttatatgttttgaatAAGTTTTTACGTACAagaacctagtatacgatccaacgaaactagctacctattgggtgtcaataggctgtgtgatcaccagtaatgtatcagtctagcgtgtctgactatGAGGTACGATTTGATATGCAtggatgatatgattatgaaagttaaaatatgaatttgatacgagagtgaactcggttaaaataacctgagccccacgagagtgaactcggttagagtaacctgagccccgtatctagtgccactttgggattaagagatatgttctgactgacgtggttgaacgtgaacgctcccgggtcagactattggaatcagtatgatttgaataatagtgagttacgttatgtttcaggattttagtttcgaaaggatcgagtacttgttcatatgtatttttgtattaatgttgatttaaaatgcgatgctatatttctataataataccgttagtaaatgcaaactcacttagtattttcccaaatactgacccctcacctttgatgtctttcaggtacttagtatgtggacctagttagaggccaattttgaagtcgagaagtcagctgtgtatgtttagtatctgacttctgtgaatgctgcagtagtgatcccgtgtgacagagtcgtagcctaggcagcagtacattttgattgtacatattacttgctgtcctgtttatatgtttttgtaggctacgtgttttatatgttgtgcacggcaccagatgccggtgatatgttggatacactaactgatggatatagtaccgcgaggccagttcgtacagggtatggtaactagagcccgcgaggtttttgaacagttggtgtaaatgtttgtgtatacatgttatgtatacttgcttctgttgctttatgttatttttttattatttgcgaaaaattaatagtgatttaaggcttgctacgggttccggagctaccactcccgttccctagcgccggttgcggctcaatattttgagTCGTGACAAGCAGGTAGAAACGGAATGAAGGAATTCAAAAGGAAAAAACCAGAGGTTTGAGAAAACGCGAATGGAATTGAAGAAGAAGGAAGAGGCCAAGAAGCTAGGCAAAATGCTGCCAAAAATAATGAAGGTGAAAGAAGAAACCTAGAAAATCGAGGACACGCTTGCCGTTTGTGGTGGGGCTACCAGTGTGTAAGCGTTTCTCGAACGTCCTAAGTTAGTGAGGCTTTTCCTTGGGTTATTGGGGTTTAGTGGATTTTTGTTAGTTTCCGTCATTTTGGGATCCAACCACTAGTTTTTTTATCGAAAACgtgttcccacagacggcgccaaatgatgaaTCCAGAGAGATGGTTTGAGATTGTTTCTGATGGATCTGGCTACAGTATCGGAATGAGCAGACTACATGTGAAAAATAGGTATCGAAAATAACTAAAGGAAAACTTTGGGTTTTGGGCCATGAGTTCACTCCGATGTTGAAGCCAGTTGAATAGTCATAAGTTTAATAAATATACGCAGAAGAGAGTAGGCGGAGGTAAGATTATTACCCTTTTCATATGCTCCTCCATGTGGCCTTCATTTCTTTGGCGAGCAATTAGGTTCAAATTAGattaattacatttaattagcttagttaattaagttaattgaattaattaaaatgttaatttaaaatattaattagattaattgaaactaattaaataaaatttaaagttttactttattttttagtcACAAAGGTGAAATTGACATAAAAAtgcaaattttgaatttatttaaccaccttattcaaaaaaacaattttactATTGTGCCAGATAGAAGGGTGTAGTGATCTTCTGTTCcaagttgaaaaaaaattatcacataAATTTAGTCTATCATATTATCCGTAAACTAAGCCACATAATAACACGTTATTAATatgttactccctccgtcccgtttaagaagtggCATatcctatttttatttgtcccatctaagaaggtcatatcgtgttttctgtgccaatttatatcgaaattccacttttatccctttagttatttcaatatgtattaaatgcaactcaatttacaataaaTCTATACTATTATTAGGAGTAACTACACTAATAAATAGGGGTagacatgacaaaataaaatattatcttattttattaatttttatgcaAAATTCATTTGttccttcttaaacgggacggggGGAGTATTATTATTGTAAGTTtgtttgttatatttttatacgtttaaataataatattataataatgtcatcattttaacaacgtattataatataataggATTACTCAACAGACAAtagagtaaaataaatttatcaaataatttttggaGTTTAAATAATgcattaaattataatttttctcaACGAAAAGAGCAAAGGTGCATTATGTGTCCGGCTTTTTCTTACCTTACATGTCGCCACATATCTCTTCACCCCTCCTTATCCTTTAAACGTACCACGCGTGACGCGTCCAACTGCCACTTTATCTCAAAATACCAGCAATTACTTTATCCAATAACGTTCCAGCGCGTGACACTCACAGAATTACAGCGATACGTCTCCATCATCCAATAAGGCTGCAACCCAACTTGCTCACCTTTACGCTAACCTATGCATTCCACGTGTCAACTCAACGCTTCTCCAGTATCTTACACAACTTATGGACACGTGTCCTAAAACCGTCAGGCTAATTTACAACGTAAAGGCTAAACTTGTCTGAAAACGACGGTGGAGATTTTAAGGGACCTCAAGATCTTCCAAACACGTGTCGTTTAGTACTGCCAGGGTGTCAGACAGGAAAGGGAGCCGAACACGTGTCGAATAGTCTGCTTTTCTTGAAGGTTCTCCACGTGGCAGCATTGTACGTGAACCGTAGAAACATTGTTattaacaaaaatgaaaaactgGTTTCCCGCTAAAACGAAAAAGGACAACTTTTAATTGGCGATTAATTAGGAATTAGTGGTGTAACCTTACTTAACGCTGTTAAATATCTGTTACGTGTCATTAACCGACTCTCTCCTCTTCTCCTGCTCTTACACGTGGCGTCTCTGCCCTCGTTTCTTTTTCACGTATAATAATGAAACCTGAAAATTCTGAACAGGAAAAAGAAAACGCAGAGCTTCGTGTTCATGctgttgaattttatttgtaGTGCAATGGCGGAAAAAGAAGAGGAGAGGGAGGTAGAGCTAGAGCTAGGATTATCCATAGGAGGGAGTTACAGAAGGAAAAACGACAGCGTTTGTGATGAAACATCTACCAAACAGAATGGAAGTTGCGTAAGGTCAAGTTTTTTAATGGAAGAAATGACAAAGAAGGAGATGCATGCGTTGAGGAGACGAGAAgtgaagaaaaaaagagaagaaaagcaGCAGCTAAAGAAAATCCGAAGCAGTGGTCAAAATATTAACGTTAACGATAATGGGATGTGGTTAATGGGCAAGGATAATCATTTCAGCTCAGACGAGCGGGAATGCAAGAAAATGAAGACGAATTTGAGCGTCGAGCAAAACGGCACCGTGGGCTCTGTTATACCGTTGCAGTACGGGTTGCCTGCTGCGGATGGGTTTGTGTATCCATGTGGGAATGGAAATGTAAATGTTGTACCTTGTTGGTTAACACCACGTGGGGAGGATGGGAATGTGGTTCCGGTGGTTGGCTATGGGTTTGTACCGTTTCAGGCTGGGTCGGTTATTCCGGGTTATAATGGGTATGATTCGGAGCAGAATGGTAATGGTGGCAGCGTTGATGGAGGAGATAGTACTAAAGGTGGGTCTAATAGATCTCCATTTTGTGGGTATTCTACGGGTTCGGATCATAGAAGCTCTTCTAACGAAGGTACCATATCTTTATTGtgtcttcttttcttttcgACAAATTTGCTTGTTTGATGATTTTTAGCTATAATATTGGTAATCGAAGCAGGTTTAGGACATACAAAGTTTCATACATGCATATTGGTTCTCTTTTGATTTAAATGTTAAATACAATGTAATTTAATCTAACGAGCAAATCAGTTGAAAATGACACTCTAGTTAGCTACAATTGGGAATAAATCCTTTTTTTCTGTGTTATCTAACTATTCAGTTGgactatttgaaaataaattgaagttgTAGCGGATGCCTGAAAGAAAAGTGCTCATTTTAGATCGAATTTAGCCAACGTTGGAAAGTTACCTGCTCATTTTAGCCGTTAAAAAACTGGCAACCACATAAGAAAAATCGATCTAAAATGAGCGAATAACATCttgtttttagaaaaaattagtTGAATTACCAacatattacaaataaaatatcgGAAACTGTTTTGTTAAATGTGCATATATAGTTCATAACCACAATTTTTCTAACCCCTAGAGTTATCATTATCACTTCCCTAAATCGCTATGCCGCCAGACTTGGGACTATTGTGCTGATCTGGTTTTTGATCGTACAGTCTCTACCAATCTGAATGATGGTTATTAGTTTGCCTGAATTTGTCCAAGTATCAATTTCGCGTGAAATGTAAATGTACCACTTTGATATAATTACATCTGCTATTCAACTCATGAGCCTCTCCATGCAATTCTTGATCAATATTTGTATCTTGTTCCAGGTGGTGGCAGCAGTGACACCAGAAGCCGTTCAAGTCCCTCTATACCACAACTATCTCCACAGAATATTTTGATAGAAAATGACACCAAGCCTCCCTCTGATCACAGTGCTACATCTCATCTCACAAACTCTGGCCCGTCCGAAAAAACAATTTCGTCCTGTAACGATCGGTCGTCCCCAGCTGAACCGAAAGAAGAAGCTAAATCAGTAATAGaatctgaaaatcaaacaaCCTCCACCCCTCTCATGGAAAGTAAGGGAGACATGGGTAAGCCTCCCGAGCCTCAACCGCAGAATCATGCCGCGCCTCCATTGCCATTTATGCCATGCGTTTCAACAACCGGAAATGGTCCGAATGGGAAAACTGTAAACGGGTTTTTGTATAGATATACAAAATCAGAAGTGAGCATCATTTGTGTTTGCCATGGAAGCTCATTCTCACCGGCTGAGTTCGTGCAGCATGCTGGAGGCACAGATGTTTCACATCCTCTGAAGCATATTACTGTAATTCCTTCGGCTTTTTGACAAACTCATTTAGAAAAATTGATGAGTGTATATATACATTTTGACTTGCAAGAACTTCTCCTGCAAAATGGTGGGAAGGGACTCGGATCTTTTACTTAATTTTCAGTTGAAACTTCTCTAACTACATTAACAGACAGTGGATATTTGATACTTAGATGAAGCACTttacaattttgattttatgttcttATCTCCAGTCAAGTTCAAGCATAAGTTCTATTTGATTTCGTGTTCTTTTTGTAACATTCAATGAACTTTGATTTCGTGTTCTTCTGGTGTCAATTCTgacctaggtagcacggaaatgGAAACTGGAAACGTACACGGAAAACagc containing:
- the LOC126654941 gene encoding uncharacterized protein LOC126654941; translated protein: MLLNFICSAMAEKEEEREVELELGLSIGGSYRRKNDSVCDETSTKQNGSCVRSSFLMEEMTKKEMHALRRREVKKKREEKQQLKKIRSSGQNINVNDNGMWLMGKDNHFSSDERECKKMKTNLSVEQNGTVGSVIPLQYGLPAADGFVYPCGNGNVNVVPCWLTPRGEDGNVVPVVGYGFVPFQAGSVIPGYNGYDSEQNGNGGSVDGGDSTKGGSNRSPFCGYSTGSDHRSSSNEGGGSSDTRSRSSPSIPQLSPQNILIENDTKPPSDHSATSHLTNSGPSEKTISSCNDRSSPAEPKEEAKSVIESENQTTSTPLMESKGDMGKPPEPQPQNHAAPPLPFMPCVSTTGNGPNGKTVNGFLYRYTKSEVSIICVCHGSSFSPAEFVQHAGGTDVSHPLKHITVIPSAF